The following DNA comes from Syntrophorhabdaceae bacterium.
CCCACAGCTCTCTGGGGTACAAGCCCCCAGCGCCTGAGGCGGTGATGCCCAAAGACGGATATTCTGTGGAAAGACTAACTCTGGGAGTGGTACAATGAATGGGGGCAGGTCATGGTCATGTCTAAAAGAAAGCACATCATAAGTGATTTCATTTTCGAAAATCCATGGTGTCCACTCTATGGTGAAATCCCATGGTCCGAGGTAGGTACCAAGCGTTCTACAGTCTATCGGTGTTGCGCGGCGATTCGACAGGCACGAACACTCTTGGATCGTGAAGGGTATTCCTGCCCAACCGGGCTACCGAACGACACATCTCCCCACTACAAAGAAATACATGTGCCGGAGTACCCATGCTTCACTTGTCGTCGACAATTAGAAACGTGTGACAATCTTGAGTGCGAGAGATTGAAGGAATACAACCAGCAATTAACGGAATTACGAAAACTGCGTCAATATCCTCCCCCGCAATACGTGGGAACCAGCCGGAAGGACTTGCTGTCAGCACGATCGATCTTTAATGATTTCCTCGCTATCCAAAAACGTTCCCTGTGGTGGGCAAAAGATGATCCTATTATAACGTTTTACGGTTACTGCGAAAATAGCAACCTGGCGTCAGTGTATGAGAGAGCGATCGAGCAAACGAGACGCTGGGCACGCTGTACTGATGAGGATGGCAACGTGAACGCGATCGATGTCCCGGATACGTTTATTATCAGTGTACTGGCTATCTGCAAAGCCTGGTATACCTTGCGTGAAGTATTATTACTCGGTTCGCCCGAAACGAAGAAAAGTATTTTAGATGATACGTCTGTCACCACAGCTTTAGTTAACATAGCCGAGAAAGAAGCAGAAAAGCAGAGATCTCTTGCGCTCGCCGAGGAGCATAAACAGGTTTCCTCGGCTCTTTCATCGGAATTGAGACAGACAAAGGATTCCATGGATGAACACCTCCAGAAAGAAAAAGCGGTTCGTCATGACAGGGCACTGAAGGGGCTCACCGGCAGGAAGAAATCGACCGACAAAAAGCATGAATTATTCATCGAGATGAGAAAGATCATTCAAGGCCGGTTCCCATCTTACAAGCCTTCCAGGATAGCAAAGTATATTGATGATTATATCAACAGAAACAAGAACAATTATATTTACGGCGCCCCATTATTAAACGCTTACGGAGATCAGGAAAGCGGACTCCGAGAGCTTATTCGAAAGGGAAGAGAGTTAAGAAGACAGTACAAAGCAGGCTTTACCTGGAATAACATACGGACCTTTTTCTAGCAAACCACCTATAAAATTAACATCTTCCGAAACAAATTATGTTGCCAAATAGCTTAGCTATTTAGCTAAAAGCACTATAATATCAATAAGTTACAGCTTGACATGTTTTCGTTTGTTCTGCTATTTTTATCCTTGTAATGTTTAAGTTCATGGAAAGGAAAAGAACAGTCGGACAGACGATAGTTCCAACTCGCAGGCGAGGATGTCGGCGGATCTCGCCTGAAGAGCCCACGGTGAAGCTCGCCCCGCTGTCATGGTATGCGAGACGTATGGATTCATTGACAAGGACACTGGATCATGGAAAAATTGTACAAAGCTGACGAAGTCGCCGAACTTCTCCAATGTAGCGCGAGGTTTGTGTACGAGCACAAAGACGAACTTGGCGCGGTGAAAATCGGTAATCTTATCAGGTTTCCAGAATCCAGACTAACGGAGGTTGTCCATGTCAACGTGGAAGCGCGGCAGGAAGTGGTACTTCCGGTTCAGATTTCAGGGCCGGTACGTGATGAGCGATCGGGGATACGAAAGTCAGCAAGAGGCAAGGGCAGCGCAGGCGGAGAAGCACGTGGATCTCGCCCGGACCGGAGCGATCCGCATGGACTTCATCAATCTTTGCAAAAGTCGCTTGGACGAGCTCGGATCGAAAAGGGGTCCCTCATACTTGTCCGATAACTTGGCCATGGTGAAATTGCTTATCGAAGAGGAGCTATGGGCCTTGAAAAAGACAGTCACGCCCAAAGATGTCAAGACGTTTCTGGACAGGATCGCCGCGCAGGTTTCCCCGCAACGGGCGAATAAATACCGCGCGTATATTCTTGCTCTGTTCAACCATGACAAGAGATACAGGCCTTCCAATCCCGTGCTCGAGATCGGCAAATACCCGGAAATCCGGGAGCCGAAATACGTCCCACCCAAAGAAGACGTTGCCGTCGTTCTCTCCAGGTGCACCGACGAGCAGAAAGACTACCTCTGGACGCTTGCGCTCACCGCGGCGCGCTGCGGAGAGATCAACAAGCTCAAGGTCGAGGACGTAAAGCCACACCTCGGCTATCTGACAATATCGACGAAGAAAGCGGCGAACAGCCAAACCACTTACCGAAACATCCCGATGCGTGGTTTTCTCGCAGAGATCATGGAACACAGGATCGGCGAGGCTAAGAAGGCCGGGTCCGAGTACGTCTTTTTCCAGACGCATCGCGGTTCGCCGATCCGCTACAATTATCGGTCCAAGTTTCTACGCAACAAGTGTGCCGAGGCCGGCGTCAGACCCTTCACGTACCACTGTCTGCGTCATTTCTCCACGGTTGTTATGGCGCAGAAAAGCGTACCGATCAAAGAGGTGCAGCTCATGCTTGGGCACAAGAGACTGACGACAACTCAAATTTACACGGAATCACTCACCACGGTTCCGGCAAACGTTACCAACGAACTGGAAAACGAGCTTCTCTCCAGTTTCG
Coding sequences within:
- a CDS encoding site-specific integrase; this translates as MSTWKRGRKWYFRFRFQGRYVMSDRGYESQQEARAAQAEKHVDLARTGAIRMDFINLCKSRLDELGSKRGPSYLSDNLAMVKLLIEEELWALKKTVTPKDVKTFLDRIAAQVSPQRANKYRAYILALFNHDKRYRPSNPVLEIGKYPEIREPKYVPPKEDVAVVLSRCTDEQKDYLWTLALTAARCGEINKLKVEDVKPHLGYLTISTKKAANSQTTYRNIPMRGFLAEIMEHRIGEAKKAGSEYVFFQTHRGSPIRYNYRSKFLRNKCAEAGVRPFTYHCLRHFSTVVMAQKSVPIKEVQLMLGHKRLTTTQIYTESLTTVPANVTNELENELLSSFGVATKSRNRRK